From a single Hypanus sabinus isolate sHypSab1 chromosome 7, sHypSab1.hap1, whole genome shotgun sequence genomic region:
- the dbx1a gene encoding homeobox protein DBX1-A yields the protein MMFPSVIAPSAMYPGLLRPTPTLTLPQSLQSAFSSHAMGASFLVEDLLKISRPASYLPRSVSATLSPSTSEPTTSPSPVTTEQVSTTSSVTSGICSPHTSISTSSDSNYLKFGVHAILSSTPRTETSPPLIQGISPKAFFPYFEGSFQPFLRSSYFPASSSVVPIPGTFSWPLAARGKPRRGMLRRAVFSDVQRKALEKMFQKQKYISKPDRRKLAAKLGLKDSQVKIWFQNRRMKWRNSKERELLSAGGCREQTLPTKLNPHPDLSDVGKSSPCSLHSGDEEETGSRDSPKSSICQSPEFKSMDTHLRLISHQHTDKHTYFSEEEDEDEEITVS from the exons aTGATGTTCCCAAGTGTGATTGCTCCTTCAGCAATGTACCCGGGGCTTTTGAGGCCAACCCCAACTCTGACTCTCCCCCAGTCTTTGCAGTCAGCTTTTTCCTCGCACGCAATGGGAGCGAGCTTCCTGGTGGAGGATCTGCTGAAGATCAGTCGGCCTGCCAGTTACCTGCCCCGATCTGTTTCTGCCACACTGTCTCCGTCAACTTCCGAACCCACCACCAGCCCAAGCCCCGTGACAACAGAACAAGTCAGTACGACTAGCTCTGTTACAAGTGGAATATGCTCCCCTCATACCTCCATTTCTACAAGCAGCGATTCCAATTACCTAAAGTTTGGTGTGCACGCCATCCTCTCGTCAACCCCAAGAACTG AAACTTCCCCTCCACTGATCCAAGGGATTTCGCCGAAAGCCTTCTTCCCTTACTTCGAAGGATCTTTCCAGCCTTTTCTCCGCTCCTCCTACTTCCCAG CCTCTTCCTCTGTGGTCCCCATTCCTGGCACTTTCTCTTGGCCACTGGCCGCTCGGGGGAAGCCCAGGAGAGGGATGCTCCGTCGAGCTGTCTTCTCCGATGTCCAGAGGAAAGCGTTGGAgaaaatgtttcagaaacagaaaTACATCAGCAAGCCAGATCGACGCAAACTGGCAGCCAAGCTGGGACTGAAAGACTCTCAG GTGAAGATTTGGtttcagaacagaaggatgaaaTGGAGAAATTCCAAAGAGAGAGAACTGCTGTCTGCTGGCGGGTGCCGTGAGCAGACCTTACCCACAAAGTTAAATCCACATCCCGATCTCAGCGACGTGGGAAAGTCGTCTCCCTGCAGTCTGCACTCGGGGGACGAGGAGGAAACGGGGAGCAGAGACAGCCCCAAATCATCCATATGTCAGTCACCAGAGTTCAAGAGCATGGACACGCACCTACGTCTCATCTCACACCAGCACACCGACAAACACACGTACTTCTCCGAGGAGGAGGACGAGGACGAAGAAATAACCGTTTCATAA